Proteins encoded within one genomic window of Thunnus albacares chromosome 13, fThuAlb1.1, whole genome shotgun sequence:
- the nop16 gene encoding nucleolar protein 16: MPKAKKSGKRKKFDYNQDRKKMKKKFIKKCNPRIEDPQIRNAWDDKKSMARNLQEMGLAFDPNRTLPIMKQRLLGDDKVTKAPAGIVTKPYVLNQLEEEANRPEKDSKTLSSDLIEYAQHMIREHKDDFKAMARDEKNYYQDTPKQIKRKINEYKRCHPAHYDAFVKSLAAPEPMIQ, translated from the exons atgccgAAAGCCAAGAAGtcaggaaagagaaagaagttCGATTATAATCAGGACcgaaagaaaatgaagaagaagtTCATAAAGAAATGTAACCCGAGGATAGAAGA TCCACAGATCCGAAACGCGTGGGACGACAAGAAGTCCATGGCCAGGAACCTGCAGGAGATGGGTCTGGCTTTCGATCCAAACCGCACTCTGCCAATCATGAAACAGAGA CTCCTCGGTGATGACAAAGTGACTAAAGCTCCCGCCGGCATCGTGACCAAACCCTACGTCCTCAACC agctggaggaggaggccaACCGTCCCGAGAAAGACTCCAAGACTTTATCCTCCGACCTGATCGAGTACGCTCAGCACATGATCCGGGAACACAAAGACGACTTCAAG GCGATGGCCAGAGATGAGAAGAACTACTATCAGGACACACCCAAACAGATCAAGAGGAAAATCAACGAGTACAAACGCTGCCACCCGGCGCACTACGACGCCTTCGTCAAGTCGCTCGCTGCTCCAGAGCCGATGATCCAGTAG